From Candidatus Pedobacter colombiensis, one genomic window encodes:
- a CDS encoding PKD domain-containing protein, giving the protein MSKIYSFLTVLLFVAYTCPLKAQRNLVQVNPYSGTASVVVPIYTIQNGAVSTQIGLINAGRGIKVKDVEGTAGMGWEISGGGEISREIRGLPDDCQKDNSNNIRLGWLYNSNGIKIDNFIVANDGNTTTCTDETTDITSLNANFSDLSDTEPDLFSVNAPGLSFNFVFDKNHQIQTIPYQDLKISYSTNSNGNIDQFTVINDQGIRYQFEVVLTTKSTKQTLSTFNSQSINESNISYFRTRFLQYKSGISSYNSWQLTSLTDANHNKIEFSYEPGPPKENITPIELYVGSPSKTTQYWIKDETFPSLLSSVYGGGGGASFSYSKNYHTTQALLNAIQLTGGACYFLNYSSVIPLTGNYSRFFLRDITTDQCNSPEKYKFTYNGEISSYYVYRTSLGDSSSKSIDYWGYANSYSNTSLLPALSINPSNGLFQRYQVVADNIWRPIYSIGLSGADRRSDPTVAAAGSVSQINYLDHGTTTLIYEPHDYYDPLAGTVVQGGGVRIKQVIDYDGIDVSHNMVSNYSYKDPVTGISSGKPTSLPIYGFTRPYTGNGTSQDLWTQSTVRSEIDLSSADHSIVYSHVAEAKTGAGKMVYEYAIPATNYDMSASPSCLNCATVDWAPTVSFVARPGCTAAGFMKNDKVTYPFAPNTNYDFERGLLKSVKVYNETGAIVDESTYSYQRTGTPISITGLRWDENGGFKVYSKYTVYAAAGELQKTIIKKTTDLAPYSQVRETSNSYFYDSPFHRLTTRQEIVRSDGTIEKQFIKYAKDYNTANVNDDASVALRQLQLENQNIPVEQYVQVQKPNQELKVTSGSLVKFKAFNFDNYSLCLPSQKLSFISQNGIAQFTPSDILSGNFSHDVNYIPLENYLLYDANGFLQTKDDHHKRVNTVLSNPIHHFPVANIQNASADEIGYYNPNNLIRSSSFTVDNGIPEMSSGRSGAGSSGVSIHSGVAFSKAIKKNKSAKNYIFSVWINSGISGTISVVLTGTDNIPYSYSLNFIASNGSWKYHEIKVPVSSLSPTFNIGIKNNAVSTFTVTDVLFYPESSEIITSDYRMAMPSKIVETNTNGISEYYESDKFGRLNLVYDQDKQIKSRTSYQYLDTYETFSDPTFSFYPVKDVLENAEVRFYNDTYYNPCQFTGVTFTWNFGDGSSPVVTTNNFYQSHTYTTNGTYTVSLTVTALGYSSRKTTAVINVVAPPIPPDPPLIVPVVYQNTSSGSITSIQLSQNGVVKYEFTGTELSNGDVKVPEGAFRVRVFCSGTYGSVKLDDGDLNYCSDHFMSSSYTFLANLTSSRSLTISIENGNCN; this is encoded by the coding sequence ATGTCAAAGATTTATTCTTTTCTTACAGTTCTCCTGTTTGTAGCCTATACATGCCCATTGAAAGCCCAGAGAAATTTGGTACAGGTAAACCCATATTCGGGAACAGCAAGTGTAGTTGTACCGATTTACACCATACAAAACGGTGCTGTTTCCACACAAATTGGTCTTATAAATGCTGGAAGAGGGATAAAAGTTAAAGACGTAGAAGGTACTGCAGGTATGGGTTGGGAAATATCTGGAGGAGGTGAGATCAGCAGGGAAATACGTGGTTTACCTGACGATTGTCAGAAGGACAATTCAAATAACATTCGTTTAGGTTGGCTTTATAACAGTAACGGAATTAAGATAGATAATTTTATCGTCGCAAATGACGGTAATACAACAACCTGCACCGATGAAACCACAGATATCACGAGTTTAAATGCCAATTTTTCTGATCTGTCGGATACAGAACCCGATCTTTTTTCTGTTAATGCACCAGGATTATCCTTCAATTTTGTTTTTGATAAAAATCATCAAATTCAGACAATACCTTATCAAGATCTAAAAATATCTTACTCCACAAATAGCAATGGGAATATCGATCAATTTACAGTAATAAATGATCAGGGCATACGCTATCAATTTGAGGTGGTCCTGACCACTAAATCAACAAAACAAACGCTATCAACTTTTAATTCTCAAAGCATTAACGAAAGCAATATTTCCTATTTTAGAACTCGTTTTTTACAGTATAAATCGGGTATTAGTTCATACAACAGCTGGCAATTAACCAGCCTGACTGATGCAAATCATAATAAAATTGAGTTTTCTTATGAACCTGGCCCGCCAAAAGAGAATATAACTCCAATTGAATTGTATGTAGGAAGTCCGTCCAAAACCACTCAATATTGGATTAAAGATGAGACGTTTCCAAGTTTATTAAGTAGTGTTTATGGAGGAGGAGGTGGCGCATCTTTTTCATATAGTAAAAATTATCATACTACACAGGCACTGCTAAATGCTATTCAATTAACTGGCGGTGCATGCTACTTTTTAAATTATAGTAGTGTGATACCATTGACGGGTAACTATTCAAGATTCTTTCTACGGGATATTACAACAGATCAATGCAATTCGCCTGAAAAATATAAGTTCACATATAATGGTGAGATTTCATCTTACTATGTCTATAGGACATCTTTGGGCGACTCCTCCTCTAAAAGCATAGATTATTGGGGGTATGCAAATAGCTATTCCAATACATCACTGTTGCCAGCCTTAAGTATTAATCCATCTAACGGTTTATTTCAGAGGTATCAGGTTGTCGCAGATAATATCTGGAGACCAATTTACAGTATTGGCTTGTCGGGCGCAGATAGACGATCAGATCCAACTGTAGCAGCGGCCGGATCTGTAAGCCAGATTAACTACCTTGATCATGGAACTACGACCTTGATTTATGAACCCCATGATTATTATGATCCATTGGCAGGAACTGTTGTCCAAGGAGGTGGTGTTAGAATTAAGCAGGTTATTGACTATGATGGCATCGATGTCTCTCATAATATGGTCAGTAACTATAGTTACAAAGATCCTGTGACTGGCATATCTAGTGGTAAGCCAACTTCTTTGCCTATTTATGGTTTTACCCGACCATATACAGGCAACGGTACCTCTCAGGATTTGTGGACCCAGTCTACGGTCAGGTCGGAAATTGACCTATCTTCAGCTGATCACAGTATTGTATATTCTCATGTTGCTGAAGCTAAAACTGGTGCGGGCAAGATGGTTTATGAATACGCTATACCTGCAACGAATTATGATATGAGTGCTTCGCCTTCTTGTCTTAATTGCGCAACTGTAGATTGGGCGCCGACAGTTAGTTTTGTTGCGAGACCAGGATGTACAGCAGCAGGTTTTATGAAAAATGATAAAGTAACCTATCCATTTGCACCAAACACAAATTATGATTTTGAACGAGGGTTACTAAAAAGTGTAAAAGTATATAATGAAACTGGTGCTATTGTTGATGAGAGTACTTATTCTTATCAGCGTACAGGTACTCCGATTTCAATTACTGGCTTAAGATGGGACGAAAACGGCGGATTTAAAGTCTATTCCAAATACACTGTGTATGCAGCCGCGGGGGAGCTACAAAAGACGATAATAAAGAAGACAACGGACTTAGCTCCCTATAGTCAGGTAAGGGAAACATCTAATTCTTATTTTTATGACAGCCCTTTCCATCGCCTTACTACCAGACAGGAAATTGTAAGAAGCGATGGTACAATTGAAAAGCAATTTATCAAATACGCTAAGGACTATAATACTGCAAATGTTAACGATGACGCCTCAGTTGCATTACGTCAGCTGCAATTGGAAAATCAAAATATACCTGTAGAACAATACGTACAGGTTCAAAAACCTAATCAGGAGTTGAAAGTTACTTCGGGCTCCCTGGTCAAATTTAAGGCCTTTAATTTTGATAACTACTCCTTATGCCTTCCTTCTCAAAAACTGTCCTTTATAAGTCAAAATGGAATTGCGCAATTTACACCTTCTGATATTTTATCCGGAAACTTTAGCCATGATGTTAATTATATTCCTTTGGAAAATTATCTGCTATATGATGCGAATGGTTTTTTACAAACCAAGGATGATCATCATAAGCGGGTAAATACTGTTCTTTCTAATCCTATACACCATTTTCCAGTAGCTAATATTCAAAATGCATCGGCCGATGAAATTGGATATTATAATCCCAATAATTTAATTAGATCTTCATCTTTCACTGTAGACAATGGCATTCCGGAGATGTCTTCAGGACGATCTGGTGCAGGATCGAGTGGCGTAAGTATCCATTCAGGTGTTGCTTTTTCGAAAGCAATTAAGAAGAATAAAAGTGCCAAAAATTATATTTTCTCTGTGTGGATCAATTCTGGTATCAGTGGTACCATATCAGTCGTGCTAACAGGAACCGATAATATTCCATATTCGTATTCGCTTAATTTTATTGCAAGTAATGGAAGCTGGAAGTACCATGAAATTAAAGTTCCTGTAAGTAGCTTATCTCCAACTTTTAATATAGGCATTAAAAATAATGCGGTTTCAACTTTTACAGTAACTGATGTCCTTTTTTACCCAGAGAGTTCTGAGATAATAACATCCGATTATCGAATGGCAATGCCAAGTAAAATCGTTGAGACCAACACCAATGGCATTTCTGAATATTACGAATCTGACAAGTTTGGCAGGTTGAATCTTGTTTATGATCAGGATAAACAAATTAAGTCTCGCACAAGTTATCAGTATCTTGACACTTATGAAACTTTTTCCGATCCTACATTTAGTTTTTATCCTGTTAAAGATGTTCTAGAGAATGCGGAAGTCAGGTTTTACAACGACACTTATTATAATCCTTGTCAGTTTACCGGAGTAACTTTTACATGGAATTTTGGTGATGGCAGTAGTCCTGTTGTTACTACAAACAATTTTTATCAAAGTCACACATACACTACCAATGGTACATACACCGTAAGCCTTACTGTTACCGCATTGGGGTACAGTAGTAGAAAAACAACTGCGGTGATTAATGTTGTAGCGCCACCCATTCCACCAGATCCACCACTTATTGTTCCTGTTGTTTATCAGAACACTAGCTCTGGATCAATCACAAGTATCCAGCTCTCCCAAAATGGTGTGGTGAAATATGAGTTTACCGGAACTGAACTATCTAATGGTGATGTTAAAGTTCCAGAGGGAGCTTTCAGGGTAAGGGTTTTTTGTTCTGGAACATACGGGAGTGTTAAACTGGATGATGGTGACCTTAATTATTGCAGTGACCATTTCATGTCTAGCAGCTATACTTTCTTAGCCAACTTAACCTCTTCGAGGTCACTGACCATCAGTATTGAAAATGGGAACTGTAATTAA
- a CDS encoding DUF6443 domain-containing protein yields the protein MKYHIKYCAILPLLMLLNFGVLAQTGYIQNEKVKVNGVINENQLVSLDISQKTVTRSYTDGLGRIVQSVAIQGSPLKKDIIQPIVYNSLGKESIHYLPYVTTTVDGSYHPNAATNEQPAFYQNGNPLVAQDAAAYSQQIFENSPLQRILKEGTVGSGFQPDQHHRTYNYRSNQNSDYVINWGTNATNQGYYTSATLLVSDVTDEDGKQVTVFKDKNGKTLLERKKANQTVNGVFRAYFDTYYLYNESGALAYVVPPKAISLMQQSGNWSLSQTTIVNLTFSYEYDIRGRLIQKSIPAKGAVFIIYDPVNRPVLMQDANLRMDNQWNYIKYDAKGHAISQGIYTDLDPGHIGLSNMQNYVNTLDYSNVYYEERTSNSATAYYSNVVFPNTGITPLAYSYYDDYDLDQNGVSDYSYAVQGLTGEAVATTLLRGMPTMIRKRTLGTGLNNIWLIDVLFYDKYGHLIQKQSNNHLNYAAEVITDISTSTFDFSGARVLTKTSKLAGVASTTVQTGYVYDHAYRLISVNQSYNGASPISLAAYTYNEIGQLIKKNLKPGEGAGLQSLDYRYNIRGQLQSINNSRLTADGGVTNLDDNDVFGMQLLYDQSDPDLGNIPYFSGALSAVKWMSKDGNNISSVERSYSYQYDILNRLTSSSYAERVGATGSFSTNIGGFNEDGISYDENGNILTLQRNSSTPGSNAHTKIDNLTYTYSVTQPNHLTGVVDASVSTAGFMIYPGGSNIGTYEYDLSGNLISDPYKGLSLTYNVLNKTDRITINAGNGQYIAYTYDASGGLLRKEVFKAGAATLVTDYIEGFVYTNNSAGNVKDLAYFPMPEGRVRNDLGALKLEYVITDQQGNARVSIEDNNGVAVVRQENSYYGFGMILPNSPVGTLSDGNKNLYNGGAEWQNDYGNLPDYQQTFYRNYDAALGRFIGIDPLADSDASVTGYHYSNNNPIMFNDPLGDEPRPLPMMDTNAGTGDALPLGGGGILKNNRNFKEKLLAKFESLGDHGAWSDYLGQNLPSDAQVAATIAQHGTTITSNNWAGILGDPFGLKDLIAIASGEAAGNRLAARAIASTILNRLDAAGSDLNDPNWMAASIHSKGLGGTVKGNYQILRHPNQYEYKMVMGMTMDQIRASSLPYIVGALQAYDNRTTRDYSNGAISWSASPPPGQPGTDSNFQRVNQGIFYITTIAGNSTFFGFR from the coding sequence ATGAAATACCATATAAAATATTGTGCCATTTTACCATTGTTAATGTTGTTAAATTTTGGCGTATTGGCACAAACCGGTTACATACAGAACGAAAAAGTTAAGGTGAATGGGGTGATTAATGAAAACCAATTGGTTTCATTAGACATTTCGCAAAAAACGGTTACCCGATCGTACACTGATGGTTTGGGTAGGATTGTTCAATCTGTAGCCATCCAGGGCAGCCCCCTAAAAAAAGATATTATTCAACCCATCGTTTACAATAGTCTTGGAAAGGAAAGTATTCATTATCTACCCTATGTTACCACTACAGTAGATGGGAGTTACCACCCAAATGCGGCTACGAATGAGCAGCCCGCTTTTTATCAAAATGGAAATCCTTTAGTTGCACAAGATGCAGCAGCATATAGTCAGCAGATATTTGAAAACAGTCCTTTGCAAAGGATATTAAAGGAGGGGACTGTTGGATCAGGCTTTCAACCTGATCAACACCATCGCACCTATAACTACCGTTCGAACCAAAATTCTGATTATGTCATTAATTGGGGGACAAATGCTACGAATCAAGGTTATTATACTTCCGCGACTTTGCTTGTGTCGGATGTTACTGATGAGGATGGTAAACAGGTGACGGTGTTTAAAGATAAAAATGGCAAAACACTGTTAGAACGTAAAAAGGCAAATCAAACGGTTAATGGCGTATTTAGAGCTTACTTTGATACTTATTACCTTTACAATGAAAGCGGCGCATTGGCTTATGTTGTTCCACCCAAAGCGATTTCATTGATGCAACAAAGTGGAAATTGGAGCCTTTCGCAAACTACAATTGTCAATTTAACATTTAGTTACGAGTATGATATTCGTGGTCGCTTAATTCAGAAATCCATACCTGCTAAAGGCGCTGTATTTATCATTTACGATCCTGTAAACAGACCCGTTTTGATGCAGGACGCAAATCTTAGAATGGATAATCAGTGGAATTATATTAAATATGACGCTAAAGGACATGCCATTAGCCAAGGTATTTATACCGATTTGGACCCTGGACACATCGGTCTTAGTAATATGCAAAACTATGTAAACACGCTTGATTACAGCAATGTCTATTATGAAGAGCGAACATCCAATTCTGCCACAGCTTATTACAGCAATGTTGTTTTTCCCAATACAGGAATAACCCCTCTTGCTTACAGTTATTATGATGATTATGATTTGGATCAAAATGGGGTGTCTGATTATAGTTATGCTGTTCAAGGTCTTACTGGAGAAGCTGTAGCTACTACCCTATTACGAGGTATGCCTACTATGATAAGAAAAAGGACTCTGGGAACTGGATTGAACAATATTTGGTTAATAGATGTGCTGTTTTACGATAAGTATGGTCATTTGATCCAGAAACAAAGTAACAACCATTTAAACTATGCGGCCGAAGTTATCACCGATATAAGTACAAGTACTTTTGATTTTAGTGGAGCCCGGGTCTTAACTAAAACTTCGAAGCTGGCAGGCGTTGCCAGTACGACTGTTCAAACGGGATATGTTTATGATCATGCTTACCGTTTAATATCGGTTAATCAAAGCTACAATGGGGCCTCACCGATTTCGCTAGCGGCTTATACGTATAATGAGATTGGACAACTCATTAAGAAAAATTTAAAGCCCGGCGAAGGGGCTGGGCTTCAATCTTTAGATTATCGGTATAACATACGTGGTCAATTGCAATCAATTAATAATAGCAGATTAACTGCTGATGGTGGTGTTACTAATCTTGATGACAATGATGTTTTTGGGATGCAATTGTTGTATGATCAAAGTGATCCAGATTTGGGAAATATTCCTTACTTTAGTGGAGCGCTATCAGCAGTTAAATGGATGAGTAAAGACGGAAATAACATTAGTAGTGTTGAAAGAAGTTATTCCTATCAATACGATATTTTAAATAGACTGACTTCTTCATCTTATGCTGAACGGGTTGGAGCTACCGGAAGTTTTAGTACGAATATAGGTGGATTCAACGAGGACGGGATTAGTTATGATGAAAATGGAAACATTTTAACGTTGCAACGCAATTCTTCTACCCCCGGCAGCAATGCGCATACCAAGATAGATAACTTGACTTATACGTATAGTGTCACACAGCCCAATCACTTAACAGGGGTTGTTGATGCCTCAGTTAGCACTGCGGGTTTTATGATTTACCCCGGTGGGAGCAATATAGGTACGTATGAATATGATCTGAGTGGCAATCTGATTAGCGATCCTTATAAAGGGCTTAGCTTAACCTATAATGTATTAAATAAGACCGATAGGATTACGATAAATGCTGGAAATGGGCAGTACATCGCTTATACTTATGATGCTTCTGGTGGTTTGTTACGTAAGGAGGTTTTTAAAGCTGGCGCAGCTACATTGGTTACAGATTACATTGAAGGTTTTGTTTATACGAACAATAGCGCGGGTAATGTCAAGGATTTGGCCTATTTTCCAATGCCTGAGGGCAGGGTGAGAAATGATTTGGGTGCACTGAAATTGGAATATGTAATTACTGATCAACAGGGTAATGCACGTGTGAGTATTGAAGATAACAATGGTGTGGCGGTTGTCCGCCAGGAGAACAGTTATTATGGGTTTGGAATGATTTTACCGAACAGTCCGGTAGGCACACTATCTGATGGGAATAAGAATTTGTACAATGGTGGTGCAGAGTGGCAAAACGATTATGGAAATTTACCGGATTATCAGCAAACCTTTTATCGGAATTATGATGCTGCCTTAGGTCGATTTATAGGGATTGACCCATTAGCGGATAGTGATGCTTCTGTAACTGGCTATCACTATAGTAACAATAACCCAATAATGTTTAATGATCCGCTGGGTGACGAGCCCAGGCCTTTGCCTATGATGGATACTAATGCTGGAACTGGTGACGCGCTCCCCCTTGGTGGCGGTGGCATACTTAAAAATAATCGAAATTTTAAAGAGAAGTTGCTGGCCAAGTTCGAATCACTAGGGGATCATGGCGCCTGGAGTGATTATTTGGGTCAGAACCTTCCTTCTGATGCTCAAGTTGCAGCAACAATTGCTCAGCACGGAACAACGATTACTTCTAATAATTGGGCTGGTATATTGGGTGACCCGTTTGGATTGAAGGATCTTATTGCAATAGCATCCGGGGAAGCGGCGGGAAATCGACTTGCTGCCAGAGCAATAGCAAGTACTATATTAAATAGATTGGATGCAGCAGGATCAGATCTAAATGATCCAAATTGGATGGCAGCATCAATACATAGTAAGGGTCTTGGGGGGACAGTTAAAGGCAACTATCAAATTCTCCGGCATCCTAATCAATATGAATATAAAATGGTTATGGGTATGACTATGGATCAAATTAGAGCCAGCTCCTTGCCTTACATAGTAGGTGCATTGCAGGCGTATGACAACCGCACAACAAGGGATTACTCTAATGGCGCTATCAGTTGGAGCGCAAGTCCACCTCCTGGTCAGCCAGGCACAGACTCAAACTTTCAACGAGTCAATCAAGGTATTTTTTATATAACCACGATTGCAGGTAATTCAACATTTTTTGGATTTAGATAA
- a CDS encoding aldehyde dehydrogenase family protein, with amino-acid sequence MTQTINSIFEAQQKHKYTLRNSNATQRIDKLKTLKATIEKYEKDIYAALQSDLRKSRFETAVTELFFIYSELDFAIKNIGKWMKPKRAGKSLASLMAKNRIYYEPKGACLIISPWNYPFQLMMSPLLSAIAAGNCAILKPSELSPATSSIISKIIKECFEEQEICCFEGDATVSTTLLNLPFDHIFFTGSTVIGKIVMAAAAKHLTSVTLELGGKSPTIIDESANLKKAAEKIAWGKLVNAGQTCIAPDYILIPEKRQGEFILEYAHAATQLFFNSNQQINENAYAKIINEKHFNRLINLMNEATEKGAKIAFGGGKDEARQTINPTVLTQVNLDSRIMKEEIFGPILPIITYQTPDEAIGQINSRDKPLALYIFSENAKNIDHIIKNTSAGGTCVNDVLIHISNSKLPFGGVNSSGMGSCHGFFGFKTFSHERAVVFQSAMNMGNIVYPPYEGKYGLLKWLKKLM; translated from the coding sequence ATGACACAAACTATCAATTCAATATTCGAAGCACAGCAAAAACATAAATATACGCTTAGAAACAGCAATGCAACACAAAGAATTGATAAATTAAAAACTTTAAAGGCTACTATAGAGAAATACGAAAAGGATATTTACGCCGCCCTGCAATCCGATTTGCGCAAAAGTCGTTTCGAAACTGCTGTAACAGAGCTGTTTTTTATTTACAGTGAGCTGGATTTCGCAATAAAGAATATCGGCAAATGGATGAAACCCAAACGCGCCGGAAAAAGTCTGGCAAGCTTAATGGCCAAAAATAGAATCTATTACGAACCTAAGGGCGCCTGCCTGATCATTTCCCCCTGGAATTACCCCTTTCAACTAATGATGAGCCCCCTTTTGTCTGCAATTGCCGCCGGGAATTGTGCCATCTTAAAACCCTCAGAGCTAAGTCCAGCGACAAGTAGTATCATTAGCAAAATCATCAAAGAATGTTTTGAAGAGCAGGAAATTTGCTGCTTTGAGGGCGATGCCACAGTATCAACAACCTTACTTAACCTCCCTTTTGATCATATATTTTTTACAGGAAGCACCGTAATCGGCAAAATTGTGATGGCAGCAGCAGCCAAACATTTAACCTCAGTTACACTCGAACTTGGAGGTAAATCACCTACCATAATAGACGAAAGCGCCAACCTCAAAAAAGCAGCAGAAAAAATCGCATGGGGAAAACTAGTCAATGCAGGTCAAACCTGCATCGCTCCCGACTATATTTTAATCCCGGAAAAGAGGCAGGGAGAATTTATCCTTGAATATGCCCATGCAGCTACCCAGTTGTTTTTTAACAGTAACCAGCAGATCAATGAAAATGCCTATGCAAAGATTATCAATGAAAAGCATTTCAACAGATTGATAAATTTAATGAATGAAGCAACCGAAAAAGGCGCCAAAATAGCATTTGGAGGAGGGAAAGACGAAGCCAGACAAACCATAAACCCAACAGTCCTTACTCAGGTCAACTTAGACTCGCGCATCATGAAAGAAGAGATCTTTGGCCCGATTTTGCCCATCATCACCTATCAAACACCCGACGAAGCCATCGGGCAAATAAACAGTCGCGATAAGCCTCTGGCGCTATATATTTTTAGCGAAAACGCCAAAAACATCGATCATATCATAAAAAACACTTCCGCCGGTGGCACCTGTGTTAACGATGTATTGATACACATTTCCAACTCCAAATTACCCTTTGGTGGAGTAAATAGCAGTGGAATGGGAAGCTGCCATGGTTTTTTCGGTTTCAAAACCTTCTCACATGAACGAGCAGTTGTCTTCCAGTCTGCAATGAACATGGGCAATATCGTTTACCCACCTTACGAAGGTAAATACGGCTTATTAAAATGGCTTAAAAAACTAATGTAA
- the ygiD gene encoding 4,5-DOPA dioxygenase extradiol yields MSTLSQFNNFTSNLPYQDILMPVLFIGHGSPMNGIEDNEFSTKWADVAKDIPQPKAVLVISAHWFTKGTHITAMDFPRTIHDFGGFPKALFDVNYPAPGSPALALETAGLIHSTEVGLDHDWGLDHGAWTVVRHMYPEAIIPVLQLSIDYTQDAAYHYNLAKELYELRKKGILILGSGNMVHNLRMMSWEMIHGGGYDWALEMNDKFKSLILNREHQQLADYRNLGREAMLAIPTPEHYLPLMYTLGLQTANEDVSLFNDKAVGGSLTMTSVRVG; encoded by the coding sequence ATGTCGACCTTATCTCAATTCAATAATTTTACCAGCAATTTGCCTTATCAGGATATCTTAATGCCTGTTTTGTTTATTGGTCATGGATCGCCAATGAATGGAATTGAAGACAATGAGTTTAGTACCAAATGGGCGGATGTTGCAAAGGATATTCCACAGCCAAAGGCTGTTTTAGTCATTTCTGCGCATTGGTTTACCAAGGGCACACATATCACTGCAATGGATTTTCCGAGAACTATCCACGATTTTGGAGGTTTTCCAAAAGCATTATTCGATGTGAACTATCCTGCTCCGGGCAGCCCCGCTTTAGCTTTGGAAACTGCGGGACTTATTCATAGCACGGAGGTGGGGCTAGACCACGATTGGGGTCTTGACCATGGTGCATGGACTGTCGTAAGGCATATGTATCCGGAGGCAATCATACCTGTTTTGCAGCTGAGTATAGATTATACCCAGGATGCAGCATATCATTATAACCTTGCGAAAGAGTTGTACGAACTCCGAAAAAAGGGCATTCTGATTTTAGGAAGTGGCAACATGGTGCATAACTTAAGGATGATGAGTTGGGAAATGATTCATGGAGGGGGCTATGATTGGGCCCTGGAAATGAACGATAAATTTAAAAGCCTGATTTTAAATCGTGAGCACCAGCAATTGGCAGATTACAGGAATTTAGGGAGGGAGGCTATGCTTGCAATTCCTACACCTGAACATTATTTGCCATTGATGTATACTTTAGGTCTGCAAACTGCTAATGAAGATGTTTCTTTATTTAATGATAAAGCGGTTGGTGGTTCTTTAACGATGACTTCGGTAAGGGTTGGCTAA
- a CDS encoding peptidylprolyl isomerase, which translates to MRNYFTLMLCLCFISAFSAKPKHQYVKIKTDLGECIIQLYNETPQHRDNFLKLTEKGTYNGTLFHRVIKDFMIQGGDPDSKNAVKGALLGEGTVGYTVPAEFRDSLFHKKGVLAAARDDNPEKASSGSQFYLVQGKRFTDEQLDALEKNRLKFKLPEWQREVYKTLGGTPHLDRNYTVYGEIVQGIDMVDKIAILETDGNNRPVADVKMTITILKRREAKKLEKELTKQEKAHRNENHIL; encoded by the coding sequence ATGAGGAATTATTTTACCCTAATGCTCTGCCTGTGCTTCATTTCGGCCTTTTCGGCAAAGCCAAAACACCAATACGTTAAAATAAAGACAGATCTGGGCGAATGCATCATCCAACTGTACAATGAAACTCCACAGCATCGCGACAATTTCCTTAAATTAACAGAAAAAGGAACTTACAACGGCACTTTATTTCATCGGGTAATCAAAGATTTTATGATCCAGGGTGGAGATCCTGACTCCAAAAATGCAGTTAAAGGCGCACTACTGGGTGAAGGAACCGTAGGCTACACCGTGCCCGCCGAGTTTCGTGATAGCCTTTTTCATAAAAAGGGTGTATTAGCCGCAGCAAGAGACGATAATCCGGAAAAAGCATCCAGTGGCAGTCAATTTTACCTGGTACAAGGTAAAAGATTTACAGACGAACAACTGGACGCCCTGGAGAAAAACCGCCTGAAATTTAAACTTCCGGAATGGCAAAGAGAAGTCTATAAAACACTGGGTGGCACGCCACATTTAGACAGAAACTATACCGTTTACGGAGAAATAGTGCAAGGTATAGACATGGTAGATAAAATTGCTATCCTGGAAACAGATGGCAACAACAGACCTGTAGCCGATGTAAAAATGACCATTACCATTTTAAAACGTCGGGAAGCAAAAAAACTCGAAAAAGAACTCACTAAACAAGAAAAAGCACATCGCAATGAAAATCATATCCTATAA